In Spodoptera frugiperda isolate SF20-4 chromosome 1, AGI-APGP_CSIRO_Sfru_2.0, whole genome shotgun sequence, the following are encoded in one genomic region:
- the LOC118273516 gene encoding LIM/homeobox protein Lhx3 isoform X3, protein MLGAMMYPGAEDADLEDMRVPPIQLEHLPEVFLSSIPKCGGCHEMIVDRYVLKVSDRTWHAGCLRCVECRAMLSGKCFARNNQLYCTDDFFKRFGTKCAGCGQGIPPTQVVRRAQSHVYHLRCFACAACARTLNTGDEFYLMEDGKLVCKPDYEAARAKGGEGSLDGDAASKRPRTTITAKQLETLKNAYSSSPKPARHVREQLAHDTGLDMRVVQVWFQNRRAKEKRLKKDAGRTRWSQYFRSMKSGSGSPRHDRLLDKDELKIDLDSFSHHELSNDSYSTVALGGEEGSPAGGGAAAGGARYAATPPYLRAHSPPHPHYHYPPDHLVYTNIGQAMSGAGIGGAGGAGGASDLSSSSSPAAGGYPDFPPSPDSWLGEAHHYSPRAFP, encoded by the exons CCAGTATCCCGAAATGCGGCGGGTGTCACGAGATGATCGTGGACCGCTACGTGCTGAAGGTGTCGGACCGCACGTGGCACGCCGGCTGTCTGCGCTGCGTCGAGTGCCGCGCCATGCTCTCCGGGAAGTGCTTCGCCAGAAACAACCAGCTTTACTGCACCGATGATTTCTTCAA GCGGTTCGGCACGAAGTGCGCTGGCTGCGGGCAGGGCATCCCCCCCACGCAGGTGGTGCGGCGCGCGCAGTCTCACGTCTACCACCTGCGCTGCTTCGCCTGCGCCGCCTGCGCAAGGACCCTTAATACCGGCGACGAGTTCTATCTCATGGAAGACGGGAAGCTCGTGTGTAAACCTGACTATGAAGCTGCTAGAGCGAAAG GCGGCGAGGGTTCGTTAGACGGTGACGCTGCGAGCAAGAGGCCGCGGACCACGATCACGGCGAAGCAGCTGGAGACCTTGAAGAACGCGTACAGCAGTAGTCCGAAGCCAGCGCGCCACGTGCGGGAACAGCTGGCGCATGATACCGGGCTCGACATGAGGGTCGTGCAAGTCTGGTTTCAAAATAG ACGAGCGAAAGAGAAGCGGTTAAAGAAAGATGCTGGTCGCACGCGCTGGTCTCAATACTTTAGGTCTATGAAGAGTGGGAGCGGCTCGCCGCGGCACGACAGGCTGCTGGACAAGGATGAGCTCAAGATCGACCTGGATTCCTTTAGCCATCACg AGCTTAGCAACGACAGCTACAGCACGGTGGCACTAGGGGGCGAGGAAGGTTCgccggcgggcggcggcgcggcggcaggGGGCGCGCGCTACGCCGCCACGCCGCCGTACCTGCGCGCGCACTCACCGCCACATCCGCACTACCACTACCCACCAGACCATCTTGTCTATACTAACATAG GTCAAGCAATGAGCGGCGCTGGTATTGGAGGAGCAGGCGGGGCGGGAGGTGCATCAGATTTAAGCAGTTCATCGTCCCCGGCTGCGGGTGGGTATCCCGACTTCCCACCCTCGCCGGACTCTTGGCTGGGCGAGGCGCACCACTACTCGCCGCGCGCCTTCCCCTAG